One genomic region from Gossypium hirsutum isolate 1008001.06 chromosome D13, Gossypium_hirsutum_v2.1, whole genome shotgun sequence encodes:
- the LOC107918859 gene encoding agamous-like MADS-box protein AGL30 isoform X2 encodes MGRVKLKIKKLENTNGRQATYAKRKHGIMKKANELSILCDVEIILLMFSPTNKPSVCIGKRSIEEIIEKFAQLTPQERAKRKLESLEALKKTFKKLDHDVNIHEFLGSSTQTIEDLTNQARLLQARLSEIHRRLSCWTDVDKINNVEHLGQMEDSLKDYLNQIRAHKENLGKQQLLPIECTSQFQNEMHVPFRMGIEQQLQSLAWMPNNDSRHMALPEDPNLIPPRDVECSASSSFGSYSGYFGTPKSSELSSSGQENGILNDLQLGGQCPFFSYDLSILNDRKFPPVAEMNFPETPVDYHVNGVLAGPRAGYDPNQGSWASTSGPCAVTMFDEPLYTGQLN; translated from the exons ATGGGAAGGGTTAAGCTAAAGATAAAGAAGTTAGAGAACACAAATGGCCGTCAGGCGACTTATGCCAAAAGGAAGCATGGGATCATGAAGAAGGCTAATGAGCTTTCCATCCTATGTGATGTAGAAATTATCCTCCTTATGTTCTCCCCAACTAACAAACCTTCAGTATGCATTGGGAAGCGTAG CATTGAGGAGATCATCGAAAAGTTTGCTCAACTAACTCCACAAGAACGGGCCAAAAG GAAGTTGGAAAGCCTTGAA GCACTGAAAAAAACGTTCAAGAAGTTGGACCATGATGTAAATATTCATGAATTTCTGGGTTCAAG TACGCAAACAATAGAG GATCTGACCAACCAAGCCAGATTATTGCAGGCTCGGCTTTCTGAAATACACAGGAGACTGAG CTGTTGGACTGACGTAGACAAGATCAATAATGTTGAACATTTGGGGCAAATGGAAGATTCACTGAAGGATTATCTGAATCAAATTCGAGCCCATAAG GAAAATTTAGGAAAGCAGCAGCTTTTACCGATAGAATGCACAAGTCAG TTccaaaatgaaatgcatgtaccTTTTAGAATGGGAATTGAGCAACAGCTCCAATCTCTTGCATGGATGCCTAATAATGATAGTAGACACATGGCCTTACCTGAGGACCCAAATCTGATTCCCCCTAG GGATGTGGAGTGTTCTGCAAGTTCCTCATTTGGAAGTTATTCGGGTTACTTTGGCACACCTAAAAGTTCTGAACTATCGAGTTCTGGACAAGAAAATGGCATCCTTAATGATTTGCAACTAGGTGGACAATGCCCCTTCTTCTCGTACGATCTTAGCATACTGAATGATCGCAAATTCCCACCAGTGGCAGAGATGAACTTTCCAGAAACTCCTGTAGATTATCATGTTAACGGAGTTCTAGCAGGTCCTAGAGCTGGATATGACCCAAACCAAGGTAGTTGGGCTTCGACTTCTGGCCCTTGTGCTGTTACCATGTTTGATGAGCCATTATATACTGGA CAACTAAACTGA
- the LOC107918859 gene encoding agamous-like MADS-box protein AGL30 isoform X1 — MGRVKLKIKKLENTNGRQATYAKRKHGIMKKANELSILCDVEIILLMFSPTNKPSVCIGKRSSIEEIIEKFAQLTPQERAKRKLESLEALKKTFKKLDHDVNIHEFLGSSTQTIEDLTNQARLLQARLSEIHRRLSCWTDVDKINNVEHLGQMEDSLKDYLNQIRAHKENLGKQQLLPIECTSQFQNEMHVPFRMGIEQQLQSLAWMPNNDSRHMALPEDPNLIPPRDVECSASSSFGSYSGYFGTPKSSELSSSGQENGILNDLQLGGQCPFFSYDLSILNDRKFPPVAEMNFPETPVDYHVNGVLAGPRAGYDPNQGSWASTSGPCAVTMFDEPLYTGQLN, encoded by the exons ATGGGAAGGGTTAAGCTAAAGATAAAGAAGTTAGAGAACACAAATGGCCGTCAGGCGACTTATGCCAAAAGGAAGCATGGGATCATGAAGAAGGCTAATGAGCTTTCCATCCTATGTGATGTAGAAATTATCCTCCTTATGTTCTCCCCAACTAACAAACCTTCAGTATGCATTGGGAAGCGTAG CAGCATTGAGGAGATCATCGAAAAGTTTGCTCAACTAACTCCACAAGAACGGGCCAAAAG GAAGTTGGAAAGCCTTGAA GCACTGAAAAAAACGTTCAAGAAGTTGGACCATGATGTAAATATTCATGAATTTCTGGGTTCAAG TACGCAAACAATAGAG GATCTGACCAACCAAGCCAGATTATTGCAGGCTCGGCTTTCTGAAATACACAGGAGACTGAG CTGTTGGACTGACGTAGACAAGATCAATAATGTTGAACATTTGGGGCAAATGGAAGATTCACTGAAGGATTATCTGAATCAAATTCGAGCCCATAAG GAAAATTTAGGAAAGCAGCAGCTTTTACCGATAGAATGCACAAGTCAG TTccaaaatgaaatgcatgtaccTTTTAGAATGGGAATTGAGCAACAGCTCCAATCTCTTGCATGGATGCCTAATAATGATAGTAGACACATGGCCTTACCTGAGGACCCAAATCTGATTCCCCCTAG GGATGTGGAGTGTTCTGCAAGTTCCTCATTTGGAAGTTATTCGGGTTACTTTGGCACACCTAAAAGTTCTGAACTATCGAGTTCTGGACAAGAAAATGGCATCCTTAATGATTTGCAACTAGGTGGACAATGCCCCTTCTTCTCGTACGATCTTAGCATACTGAATGATCGCAAATTCCCACCAGTGGCAGAGATGAACTTTCCAGAAACTCCTGTAGATTATCATGTTAACGGAGTTCTAGCAGGTCCTAGAGCTGGATATGACCCAAACCAAGGTAGTTGGGCTTCGACTTCTGGCCCTTGTGCTGTTACCATGTTTGATGAGCCATTATATACTGGA CAACTAAACTGA